One part of the Eucalyptus grandis isolate ANBG69807.140 chromosome 10, ASM1654582v1, whole genome shotgun sequence genome encodes these proteins:
- the LOC104424113 gene encoding putative disease resistance protein At1g50180 → MTRAAPGVAVSLAIARLHDLLHWYKDVIVYPNLTDQISDSISNLQWILNTRMNAELSDDCRQSLRILADKAKEMEECLVEWFGDQTPKLQKGCVAKVFASVRLFSVTNRARHWEGMAKDFMTRVRSLSSELAPSSEGNREKTRQRMESDIVGRGEHVKVLVDRLTDGESNLRVISVVGKQHCGKTAVVRSVFNMPKIKQHFDRRAWLHVTCPGAESYWKQSLLVDILKQTAVRDPPKDLEHKDEEQLCEMLHKSLMEQRYLIVLDNWGDAELFSELLIPFVDSKNGSRVIVTTRNAEMHNYADPWTPDLHFLPDLTNKECEDLLHVSITGGGNSIDDDSQLKMTIKEEILSKCNGSPPAISLLGGLLSTVKVSNQASLIKQLKDRPTLEDIMRLSFDELPSIMKLCVLYMALYPEESEVPTRRLFRQWATEWLLAEAANGLERSLSAEDCFRQLERRNLICVVRQKPDGSAQSCRMPAFLHEFFRQKAKEFGLLRIKEETRVTGPNPKQSAQHQQVRGQTPAEGHYSCQVHCLRSFALFNTSKLETQGRDIVVLDASQNLLKPKLLDRRLYLLRVIDLEGVYKPVLPENFGNILSNLRYLGLRWTILDSIPESVGNLLLLETLDLKHTNITKVTSAIWNAKNFRHLYLSEASFGKSIPHHIISGKPPYCKLETLWGLFIETGKSPMIRVLKKLRSMKKLGVTCRPGAVKAVTECFSSLTRLESLRLRSRDLLGQPAVLNLSEMK, encoded by the coding sequence ATGACCAGGGCGGCCCCTGGAGTAGCCGTTTCGCTGGCCATAGCCAGACTTCATGATCTTCTCCACTGGTACAAAGACGTCATCGTCTATCCAAATTTAACAGATCAAATCTCTGACTCCATAAGCAATCTCCAGTGGATCCTGAACACCAGGATGAACGCCGAGCTCAGCGATGACTGCAGACAAAGCCTTCGGATTTTGGCTGATAAAGCTAAGGAAATGGAAGAATGCCTTGTTGAATGGTTCGGAGATCAGACGCCAAAATTGCAGAAGGGTTGTGTCGCCAAGGTGTTTGCTTCAGTTCGGCTCTTCTCAGTGACGAACCGAGCTCGCCACTGGGAAGGGATGGCCAAGGATTTCATGACGAGAGTCAGGTCGTTATCCAGCGAGCTCGCACCATCCAGTGAAGGGAATCGAGAAAAAACGAGGCAGAGGATGGAGTCCGATATCGTGGGCCGTGGCGAACATGTAAAGGTGCTTGTGGACCGGTTGACTGATGGCGAGTCCAACCTTCGGGTGATCTCGGTGGTTGGCAAACAACACTGTGGCAAGACCGCAGTGGTGAGAAGTGTCTTCAACATGCCGAAAATCAAGCAGCACTTTGACCGTCGCGCTTGGCTTCATGTCACGTGCCCCGGGGCGGAGTCCTACTGGAAGCAGAGCCTCCTGGTGGACATACTGAAGCAGACAGCGGTCCGAGATCCGCCAAAAGACTTGGAGCACAAGGACGAGGAGCAGCTGTGTGAGATGCTTCATAAATCGTTGATGGAGCAGAGGTACTTGATAGTTTTGGATAACTGGGGCGATGCTGAACTCTTCAGCGAGCTCTTGATCCCATTCGTAGACTCAAAGAACGGAAGCAGAGTAATTGTCACAACTCGTAATGCGGAAATGCACAACTATGCAGACCCTTGGACGCCTGATCTCCACTTTCTCCCTGACTTGACCAATAAAGAGTGCGAGGATTTGCTGCATGTAAGCATCACTGGAGGAGGTAACTCCATTGATGACGATTCGCAATTGAAGATGACCATCAAAGAGGAAATTTTGAGCAAATGCAATGGTTCTCCTCCGGCTATCTCATTGCTAGGAGGACTTTTGTCCACGGTGAAAGTGAGCAACCAGGCGTCCCTCATCAAGCAGCTCAAAGATCGTCCCACCCTAGAAGATATCATGCGCTTGAGCTTCGACGAGTTGCCTAGTATAATGAAGCTATGTGTTCTTTACATGGCTCTCTATCCTGAGGAGTCCGAGGTCCCTACAAGGAGGCTTTTCCGGCAATGGGCTACTGAGTGGTTATTGGCAGAGGCTGCTAACGGGTTGGAACGATCGCTGTCGGCAGAGGACTGCTTTCGCCAATTAGAGAGAAGGAACTTAATCTGCGTGGTACGGCAAAAACCGGATGGTAGCGCCCAATCATGTCGCATGCCTGCTtttcttcatgaattttttcGTCAGAAAGCAAAAGAATTCGGACTTCTTAGGATAAAGGAAGAAACAAGGGTCACGGGCCCCAACCCCAAGCAGAGTGCCCAGCATCAACAGGTGCGAGGGCAAACCCCAGCGGAAGGACATTATAGTTGCCAGGTCCATTGCCTTCGGTCTTTTGCCTTGTTTAACACCAGTAAGCTTGAGACCCAAGGGAGAGACATCGTAGTTCTTGATGCATCACAAAATCTTCTTAAACCAAAACTTTTAGACAGACGCCTGTATTTGCTAAGGGTAATTGATCTCGAGGGTGTTTACAAGCCTGTGCTCCCTGAGAACTTTGGAAATATACTGTCGAACCTAAGGTATTTGGGATTGAGATGGACGATTCTGGATTCCATTCCGGAATCAGTAGGGAATCTGTTGCTCCTGGAAACATTAGATCTGAAGCACACCAACATAACCAAAGTGACGAGTGCCATTTGGAATGCAAAGAATTTCCGACATCTGTACCTGAGCGAAGCATCGTTCGGAAAGTCCATCCCACACCATATTATATCAGGGAAGCCTCCATATTGTAAACTCGAGACGCTATGGGGTCTGTTCATAGAAACTGGTAAGAGCCCCATGATAAGAGTGTTGAAGAAGCTGCGAAGCATGAAGAAGCTGGGCGTGACATGCCGTCCCGGGGCAGTGAAGGCAGTGACCGAATGCTTTTCGAGCCTGACCAGGCTCGAGTCCCTGAGGTTGAGATCGAGGGACCTGTTAGGCCAGCCTGCAGTGCTCAATTTGAGTGAAATGAAATGA
- the LOC104424097 gene encoding uncharacterized protein PHLOEM PROTEIN 2-LIKE A4 yields the protein MEEISAARDAPDLSPSTHEEKAQISTSETGKPPLLSFAMLRRAMGVQIFYLDKNELSARAYKGVLLKDDKELGEAKNIEDGGLPSTRKYWVDKKLNKNRWMFLAKELIPSDDEHWQWIEEEEPCYSGNEKMHIAELRRICWLEINGKCNTIMLSPWTTYEVEILVKMRERSRGWDAPVNLSLALPDGNKQERMERLEGLEKEKWHAISIGQFETTPKTVGKISFSLKQTDGNWKTKLCVKAIVLRPTT from the exons atggaagagATTTCTGCAGCAAGAGATGCGCCGGATTTGTCACCGTCGACGCATGAAGAAAAGGCCCAAATCAGCACAAGTGAAACGGGAAAGCCTCCTCTCCTTTCCTTTGCAATGTTGAGAAGAGCGATGGGCGTCCAAATCTTCTACCTCGACAAAAACGAGCTGAGCGCTCGAGCCTATAAGGGAGTGCTTTTGAAGGACGACAAGGAGCTGGGTGAGGCAaaaaatatcgaggatggg GGACTGCCGTCTACGCGCAAGTATTGGGTTGACAAGAAGCTCAACAAGAACCGTTGGATGTTTCTGGCTAAGGAACTGATCCCTTCAGATGACGAACACTGGCAATGGATAGAAGAGGAGGAGCCATG CTATTCAGGCAACGAGAAAATGCACATCGCCGAGCTAAGAAGGATTTGCTGGCTAGAAATCAATGGGAAATGCAACACGATCATGCTCTCTCCGTGGACGACGTACGAAGTCGAGATCCTCGTGAAGATGAGAGAAAGAAGCCGTGGATGGGATGCTCCAGTGAACCTCAGTCTCGCTCTCCCAGATGGAAACAAGCAGGAACGCATGGAAAGATTGGAAGGactggaaaaggaaaagtggcATGCAATTAGCATCGGCCAGTTCGAGACGACGCCCAAAACCGTTGGCAAGATAAGCTTTTCGCTCAAGCAAACCGATGGGAATTGGAAAACCAAGCTTTGCGTCAAGGCCATTGTTTTAAGGCCAACAACATAG